The nucleotide window TCCCTGCCGCACGCTTTGCCGCTCAGCGCCGTAACGAGCAGGATCTGGAACATCTTCACGAGGCACTGACCATGCTGCGCCGTGTGATCGCGCTGGCGCCCCCGGAACGGGGTTTACAGGGGGCGAAATGGAACAGCATCTTCCACAATCTGATCGCGACAGCCGCCCATAACATGGTGCTGCTGCGAATTTACGAAAGCGTCATCGCGCTCTCGCAAAGCACGCTGAACTCGCTGATCCTCGGCGACATCGCCCGCCGCCCGCAGGACATCTGGCCCGACCAGATTATCGACGAACACGAGAAACTGGCCGAGGCCATTTTCCGACAGGACGCAGAAACCGCCGGCAAAATCATGAAACTCCACCTCGAACGGACGTACACTCGCTACAAGCTCAGTTACACAGTAAACCTGGAGCGCAAGGACAACGGCTAAACAAAAATTTTCCATCCATCCCGGACGCATCAATAGCAGAAGCGTCTGGGGTGGATTTTTTCAAAGTAAATTGTCGACTTGATTTTTAATATCCATGATGCTACACTGTTTTTGCTTTAGGTAGATCATGGTTAACCAGAAAAGATCGAAACGATATTCTACATGATTAATCATTTTTCAGCAAAAGACCGTCTTACCTTTGAAAAATCATTCCTCGTTGCTCCGCAGGGAAATTTAAGGCGACACGTTTCAGTTACTTAAAATACATCGTGAGTAGGAGGGCTTTTTATGAGAAGTGGAAATCGCGTTTTAGGTACAGTAGTTTTGATCGGTGCGCTGGCAGCATCCGCTGCTTTTGCCGCTTATCCAACCAAGCAAATCACCGTTCTACAGGGATTCAAGGCCGGCGGCGGCAGCGATACGGTCGCCCAACTGACTCAGCCTTACTTGGAGAAGGTCCTTGGCAAGTCGTTCGTCAATCAGTACATCCCGGGGGCCACTGGGGCAATCGCCTGGACGCAGCTGGCCAAGGCGGCTCGCAAGGACGGTTACACGCTGAGCATCACCAACACGCCCATGCTTCTGACCAACTACATCATGACGCCCGCCATCACCTACAAAGTCGATGAGCTGACGCCCATAGCCAACGTCATCAGTGATCCCGGCATCGTTGTTGTGGCAGCTGACAGTCCCTTCAAGACTTTTGACGATTTCATCGCGGCGGTCAAAGCCAATCCCGGCAAGGTCACCGTCGGCAATTCCGGAGTCGGCGGCGACGACTTCTTCACGACGCTGATCTTCGAAAAAGTTTCAGGGCTGAAAGTTCAGATGGTTCCTTTCGAGGGCGACGGTCCTTCCTGGCAGGCAGCGATGGGGAAAAAGATCGACGTCAGCTTCAACAACATCGGCATCGTTTTCCCTCAGATCAAAGCCGATAACCTGCGCGCGCTGGCGATCATGGCCGAGAAACGTTACGAGCTGCTCCCCGACGTGCCGACGATGAAAGAAAAAGGAATCGACGTGGTATCTGGTTCTTCGCGCGGCTACAGCGCTCCCGCTGACATTCCCGAGGAGGCCCGCCAAACGCTGATCGAAGCGTTCAAAAAGATGGCCGAGATGCGCGAATTCAAGAAAGCGTGCGCCGACCGCGCTTCCATCATCGACATGAAGTACGGCGACGACTATATGGCCATGCTGAAGAAGCAGGAAAAGGATTTCACCGAAATTTGGAACGAAGTGAAGGATCAATTCCAGAAACATTAAACTTCCACTGAAATGAACCAAGAGACGGTTTCGTCTATTGAAGTCGTCTTTTTTCAAGCGATATTGCCGAAAAACCGGGGCTGTCCGTTTGTGCGAAGGAGTCTTTTCTATGTCCTATTTTATGCAACACGTCCTTTTTGCTCTGTTTTCCTTCGGTGTCGGACTGTTCTTTTTCTTTACGGCTCAGTCCATGCCTGATTCCGCTCGACTGTTTCCGCAGTTGGTAGCGGCGCTGATCTTTCTGCTCAGCTTCGTGATGGCTTTCAATGCGCGGCGCTCGGCGCCTCCATCCGGTGAGAAAGCGCGGATCAACGCCGTGCGCGTGGTCACTTATTCGC belongs to Pyramidobacter piscolens W5455 and includes:
- a CDS encoding FadR/GntR family transcriptional regulator produces the protein MNKRKEEQLKRILQAIKSGEIVNDGKLPTERELERHFSMSRLHIRECLNILEAYGVLEIRERQGIFVESHDVSGAFRSLDDFQSAWPVGLYDEISEVRRLVEVPAARFAAQRRNEQDLEHLHEALTMLRRVIALAPPERGLQGAKWNSIFHNLIATAAHNMVLLRIYESVIALSQSTLNSLILGDIARRPQDIWPDQIIDEHEKLAEAIFRQDAETAGKIMKLHLERTYTRYKLSYTVNLERKDNG
- a CDS encoding tripartite tricarboxylate transporter substrate binding protein, whose amino-acid sequence is MRSGNRVLGTVVLIGALAASAAFAAYPTKQITVLQGFKAGGGSDTVAQLTQPYLEKVLGKSFVNQYIPGATGAIAWTQLAKAARKDGYTLSITNTPMLLTNYIMTPAITYKVDELTPIANVISDPGIVVVAADSPFKTFDDFIAAVKANPGKVTVGNSGVGGDDFFTTLIFEKVSGLKVQMVPFEGDGPSWQAAMGKKIDVSFNNIGIVFPQIKADNLRALAIMAEKRYELLPDVPTMKEKGIDVVSGSSRGYSAPADIPEEARQTLIEAFKKMAEMREFKKACADRASIIDMKYGDDYMAMLKKQEKDFTEIWNEVKDQFQKH
- a CDS encoding tripartite tricarboxylate transporter TctB family protein, with amino-acid sequence MSYFMQHVLFALFSFGVGLFFFFTAQSMPDSARLFPQLVAALIFLLSFVMAFNARRSAPPSGEKARINAVRVVTYSLMIAAYIAVTEKAGYFVTTPLFMIISYIYLRAAGLLKAILIAALFCGFIYLLFVRFLNLPVPLGLLEPLLGA